The following coding sequences lie in one Nitratireductor mangrovi genomic window:
- a CDS encoding GNAT family N-acetyltransferase — protein sequence MLDIAYLAETAAHDDAIEDINQEAFGPGRHTRAAYKIREGGPHERALSFVALHDDQVIATVRLTRVAVGKGRSLLLGPLAVKPAFKDMGIGRKLVRMAVEAAHEAAAGSVILVGDEPYYGPLGFRKIPPGQVTMPRPVDPHRLLIHEIAPGALELLQGAMVHADLARQPA from the coding sequence ATGCTCGACATCGCCTATCTGGCCGAAACGGCCGCTCACGACGACGCCATTGAGGATATCAACCAGGAAGCCTTCGGGCCGGGCCGTCACACGCGCGCTGCCTACAAGATCCGCGAGGGCGGGCCGCACGAGCGCGCACTGTCTTTCGTCGCGCTGCATGACGATCAGGTGATCGCCACGGTGCGGCTGACCCGGGTGGCCGTCGGCAAGGGCCGCTCGCTGCTGCTCGGCCCGCTGGCGGTGAAGCCGGCCTTCAAGGATATGGGGATCGGCCGCAAGCTGGTGCGCATGGCCGTCGAGGCGGCGCACGAGGCGGCGGCAGGCTCGGTCATCCTGGTCGGCGACGAGCCCTATTACGGCCCGCTCGGCTTCCGCAAGATTCCGCCCGGACAGGTGACGATGCCGCGGCCGGTCGATCCGCACCGGCTGCTGATCCATGAGATCGCGCCGGGCGCTCTAGAGTTGCTGCAGGGCGCGATGGTTCACGCCGATCTGGCGCGTCAGCCGGCCTGA
- a CDS encoding glutathione S-transferase family protein, which produces MGLLVEGKWHQKWEDGRIRDGRFVRSQSQFRDWVTADGSPAPGRERGFKAEPGRYHLYVSYACPWAHRTLIFRVLKKLEDAISVSVVDYFMGDDGWTFVERDGATGDPLYGSDFLHQIYTRADPHYSGRVTVPVLWDKKQETIVSNESSEIIRMFNSAFDEWGDASRDFYPAELRSDIDRWNDRIYEAVNNGVYKCGFARSQEAYEEAFAALFEALGEVEAQLARSRYLVGDRLTEADWRLFTTLARFDPVYVGHFKCNLRRIADYQNLSNYLRELYQVPGIAETVNMFHIKQHYYGSHESVNPTRIVPVGPEIDYTRPHDRDRFRAAA; this is translated from the coding sequence ATGGGTCTGCTCGTCGAGGGAAAGTGGCATCAGAAATGGGAGGACGGCCGCATTCGCGACGGCCGCTTCGTGCGCTCGCAGTCGCAGTTCCGCGACTGGGTCACGGCGGATGGCAGCCCGGCGCCCGGCCGCGAGCGCGGTTTCAAGGCCGAACCCGGCCGCTACCACCTCTACGTCTCCTATGCCTGCCCCTGGGCCCACCGCACGCTGATCTTCCGGGTGCTGAAGAAGCTCGAGGACGCGATCTCCGTCTCGGTCGTGGACTATTTCATGGGCGACGACGGCTGGACCTTCGTCGAACGCGACGGCGCGACCGGCGACCCGCTCTACGGCAGCGATTTCCTGCACCAGATCTATACCCGGGCCGACCCGCACTATTCGGGCCGCGTGACGGTGCCGGTGCTGTGGGACAAGAAGCAGGAGACCATCGTCTCCAATGAATCCTCCGAGATCATCCGCATGTTCAACAGCGCCTTCGACGAATGGGGCGACGCATCGCGTGATTTCTACCCCGCCGAGTTGCGCTCCGACATCGACCGCTGGAACGACCGCATCTACGAGGCGGTCAACAATGGTGTCTATAAATGCGGCTTCGCGCGCTCGCAGGAAGCCTATGAGGAAGCGTTCGCCGCGCTTTTCGAGGCGCTGGGCGAGGTCGAGGCGCAGCTGGCCCGGTCACGCTACCTCGTCGGCGACCGCCTGACGGAGGCCGACTGGCGCCTGTTCACGACGCTGGCGCGCTTCGACCCGGTCTATGTCGGCCATTTCAAGTGCAATCTGCGCCGCATCGCCGACTATCAGAACCTGTCCAACTATCTGCGCGAACTCTACCAGGTGCCCGGCATCGCGGAGACGGTGAACATGTTCCACATCAAGCAGCATTATTACGGCAGCCACGAAAGCGTGAACCCGACCCGCATCGTGCCCGTCGGCCCGGAGATCGACTACACGCGGCCCCACGACCGCGACCGGTTCAGGGCCGCCGCCTGA
- a CDS encoding NUDIX domain-containing protein yields MSQAPSRPALWTRLRNRLFHLYFLLSRPMTLGARGVIYRTTDDAVFLVRHTYVPGWQLPGGGLEVGETMEDALTRELAEEAGVELTAPPVLRSIHFNRRASRRDHVALFLITDFVQAAPKQPDREIAEAGFFPLAALPDGTTPATRARLDELFAGKPVSPYW; encoded by the coding sequence ATGAGCCAGGCGCCGTCCCGGCCCGCCCTGTGGACGCGGCTGCGCAACCGCTTGTTCCATCTCTATTTCCTGCTCTCGCGGCCAATGACGCTGGGCGCCCGCGGGGTGATCTACCGGACCACGGACGACGCGGTTTTCCTGGTGCGGCACACCTACGTTCCGGGCTGGCAACTGCCCGGCGGCGGGCTGGAGGTTGGCGAGACGATGGAGGACGCGCTCACGCGCGAACTCGCCGAGGAGGCCGGGGTCGAACTGACCGCGCCGCCTGTCCTGAGGTCGATCCATTTCAACCGCCGCGCCAGCCGCCGCGACCATGTCGCGCTGTTCCTGATCACCGACTTCGTGCAGGCGGCGCCCAAGCAGCCGGACCGCGAGATCGCCGAAGCCGGCTTTTTCCCGCTTGCGGCTTTGCCCGACGGCACCACGCCGGCGACCAGGGCGCGGCTCGACGAGCTCTTCGCGGGAAAGCCTGTCTCGCCCTATTGGTGA
- a CDS encoding metallophosphoesterase family protein — MFRLAHISDIHLGPLPSLTYRELASKRITGYVNWRRNRRHHIQNGVTDALLAGMAAADIDHIAVTGDLVNLALDAEIEVAREWLVSLGTPETVSVVPGNHDAYVPGALAKSCRAWRPWMKGEVTHVGSSEYGYPYLRVREDIALVGVSSARATGPFMALGHFGEKQARRLGKLLDIAGEGGLFRVIMIHHPPVRGATTAHKRLYGIGLFQETVRRHGAELVLHGHTHLPTLHWIDGTRDKVPVVGVTAAGQGAGGHKPPAQYNLFEIAQAGKDWSVTLTRRGVSGAALSVKDIETVDLRVRPQLAAT, encoded by the coding sequence ATGTTCCGACTGGCCCATATCTCAGACATCCATCTCGGTCCCCTGCCCTCGCTAACCTATCGCGAGCTCGCGTCCAAGCGCATCACCGGATATGTCAACTGGCGCCGCAACCGTCGCCATCACATCCAGAACGGCGTCACCGATGCCTTGCTGGCCGGGATGGCCGCCGCCGACATCGACCACATTGCCGTTACCGGCGACCTCGTGAACCTGGCGCTCGATGCCGAGATCGAAGTGGCACGCGAGTGGCTGGTCAGCCTCGGAACGCCGGAAACCGTTTCCGTGGTGCCGGGCAACCATGACGCCTATGTGCCCGGCGCGCTGGCCAAGAGCTGCCGCGCCTGGCGGCCCTGGATGAAGGGCGAGGTGACCCATGTCGGCTCCAGCGAATATGGCTACCCCTATCTCCGTGTTCGCGAGGACATCGCACTCGTCGGCGTCTCCTCGGCGCGCGCGACCGGACCGTTCATGGCGCTGGGACATTTCGGCGAGAAGCAGGCCAGGCGCCTCGGCAAGCTGCTCGATATCGCCGGCGAGGGCGGGCTCTTCCGGGTGATCATGATCCACCACCCGCCGGTGCGCGGAGCCACCACCGCGCACAAGCGGCTTTACGGGATCGGCCTGTTCCAGGAGACGGTTCGCCGCCACGGCGCCGAACTCGTGCTCCACGGCCACACGCACCTGCCGACGCTGCACTGGATCGACGGCACCAGGGACAAGGTGCCTGTCGTCGGCGTGACCGCCGCCGGCCAGGGCGCGGGCGGCCACAAGCCGCCGGCGCAATACAATCTTTTCGAGATCGCACAGGCCGGAAAGGACTGGTCGGTCACGCTGACGCGGCGCGGCGTCAGCGGCGCGGCCCTTTCAGTCAAGGATATCGAGACGGTGGACCTTCGCGTCAGGCCTCAATTGGCCGCGACATAG
- a CDS encoding adenylate/guanylate cyclase domain-containing protein gives MAVAERVGSALRSRVGRRPNFPALLNETFDNHEREGRRLQMQGRVAALTVIFFLVAIVAPYPDFLYYQALVVFFILTGFVPVLMDRIGRLKSWHMYVFVTLDFALMTFMLIHPNPLSPVEYPPQFALRFQTSIYFFVLISSLAFSDQPKLVLWGGFVGIVCWLVGIAWLATLPGSVIYSPIGGGAMDITSRIALIADPELVDLSVVLQNVVVFAIVAVILAAGVSRSRRLVWRYAALERQRLNLARYFPQATVDQLARNDVPLTQIRELKAAVLFADLVGFTRWSERHTPAETISLLREVHGLLEEAVFRHGGTLDKFIGDGIMATFGTPEPLPQDSLNAVSCVKAIIDDIAGLNARRLARDEEPVQVAVGLHYGPVVVGNIGTERRLELAVVGDTVNAASRLEESTRALGRMAVISDAVVADVVARYPEATDGLLRGFDALGANHLEGRRQDVAIWASKERLVPTDSRPPRRPLRA, from the coding sequence ATGGCTGTTGCTGAAAGGGTCGGCTCCGCTCTCAGGAGCAGGGTCGGCCGCAGGCCGAACTTTCCGGCGCTTCTCAACGAAACCTTCGACAACCACGAGCGTGAAGGGCGCCGGCTGCAGATGCAGGGCCGCGTCGCCGCGCTGACCGTGATCTTCTTCCTGGTGGCGATCGTCGCCCCCTACCCCGATTTCCTCTATTATCAGGCACTGGTCGTCTTCTTCATCCTGACCGGCTTCGTTCCGGTGCTGATGGACCGCATCGGACGCCTCAAATCCTGGCACATGTATGTGTTCGTCACGCTCGATTTCGCGCTGATGACCTTCATGCTCATTCATCCCAACCCGCTGTCGCCGGTCGAGTATCCGCCGCAATTCGCGCTCCGCTTCCAGACCTCGATCTATTTTTTCGTGCTGATTTCCAGCCTCGCCTTCTCGGACCAGCCCAAGCTGGTGCTTTGGGGGGGCTTCGTCGGCATCGTCTGCTGGCTAGTCGGCATCGCCTGGCTCGCGACCCTGCCCGGCAGCGTGATCTATTCGCCGATCGGCGGCGGCGCCATGGACATCACTTCGCGCATCGCGCTGATCGCCGACCCGGAACTCGTCGACCTTTCCGTCGTCCTTCAGAACGTCGTCGTCTTCGCCATCGTCGCCGTGATCCTCGCGGCCGGCGTGTCGCGCTCGCGCCGGCTGGTATGGCGCTATGCCGCGCTGGAACGCCAGCGGCTGAACCTTGCGCGCTACTTTCCGCAGGCGACCGTCGACCAGCTCGCCCGCAACGACGTACCCTTGACCCAGATCCGCGAACTCAAGGCCGCGGTGCTTTTCGCCGACCTTGTCGGGTTCACGCGCTGGTCGGAGCGCCATACGCCGGCCGAGACGATCAGCCTCTTGCGCGAGGTCCACGGCCTGCTCGAAGAGGCGGTGTTCCGCCACGGCGGCACGCTCGACAAGTTCATCGGCGACGGCATCATGGCCACCTTCGGCACGCCGGAGCCGCTGCCGCAGGATTCGCTCAACGCGGTCTCCTGCGTGAAGGCGATCATCGACGATATCGCCGGCCTCAATGCGCGGCGCCTGGCACGCGACGAGGAACCGGTTCAGGTGGCGGTAGGGCTGCATTACGGCCCGGTGGTCGTGGGCAATATCGGCACCGAACGCCGGCTGGAACTGGCCGTCGTCGGCGACACGGTCAACGCGGCGAGCCGGCTCGAGGAATCGACCCGCGCCCTCGGGCGCATGGCGGTGATCAGCGACGCTGTCGTCGCCGACGTCGTCGCGCGCTATCCCGAGGCCACCGACGGCCTCCTGCGGGGTTTCGACGCGCTCGGCGCCAACCATCTCGAAGGCCGCCGCCAGGACGTCGCCATCTGGGCGAGCAAGGAACGTCTGGTGCCCACCGACAGCCGGCCACCGCGCCGGCCGCTCAGAGCCTGA
- a CDS encoding alpha/beta fold hydrolase, with product MNDRLFAFEAGSGPQTIVFLHGFAGGHFVWKAVQGALSGTFRTIAYDLPGHGGSLDFPDAGPPKVAARAVLADLEARGIERAHVVGHSMGGAVATLMALFAPERVASLTLLAPGGYGETINAAHLRSYAAARTREDVATGLAEMYAPGVAIAPETIDDYANMVSQAGQAERLSAFAADLFRGDRQGVIPAASLEALRMPVTVFWGEMDAILPFEHTANLPPNFALEALPGAGHMLPDERSAEIVEFLRRRPG from the coding sequence TTGAACGACAGGCTTTTCGCGTTCGAGGCGGGTTCCGGCCCGCAAACAATCGTCTTTCTGCACGGTTTCGCCGGTGGCCATTTCGTCTGGAAGGCCGTCCAGGGTGCCCTTTCCGGCACGTTCCGCACCATCGCCTACGATCTGCCCGGTCACGGCGGTTCCCTCGACTTTCCGGACGCCGGTCCGCCCAAGGTGGCGGCGCGGGCGGTGCTGGCCGACCTCGAAGCGCGCGGCATCGAAAGGGCGCATGTCGTCGGCCACTCCATGGGCGGCGCAGTCGCGACGCTGATGGCGCTGTTCGCGCCCGAAAGGGTCGCCTCGCTGACGTTGCTGGCGCCGGGCGGCTATGGCGAGACCATCAACGCCGCGCATCTGCGCTCCTACGCCGCGGCGCGAACCCGTGAGGATGTCGCCACGGGCCTTGCCGAAATGTACGCGCCCGGTGTCGCGATCGCGCCGGAAACCATCGACGATTATGCCAACATGGTGTCGCAGGCCGGTCAGGCCGAAAGGCTCTCCGCCTTCGCCGCCGATCTGTTCCGGGGCGACCGCCAGGGCGTCATCCCCGCAGCATCGCTCGAGGCCCTTCGCATGCCGGTCACGGTGTTCTGGGGCGAGATGGACGCCATCCTGCCGTTCGAACACACGGCCAATCTGCCGCCAAACTTCGCGCTCGAGGCGCTGCCCGGGGCGGGCCACATGCTGCCGGACGAACGCTCCGCCGAAATCGTCGAGTTCCTGCGCCGTCGGCCTGGCTGA
- the leuA gene encoding 2-isopropylmalate synthase: MPDAARKYQPYPAVGLADRTWPAKRIEKAPIWCSVDLRDGNQALIDPMGHERKARMFRLLLDMGFKEIEIGFPSASQTDFDFARWAIEEGGVPADVSLQVLVQCRPELIARTFESLEGSVNPIVHFYNSTSELQRRVVFEKDVAGIRGIATDAAKMITDMAAKAGGGYRFQYSPESFTGTELEVALEICNAVTEIVDPTPDHPLIINLPATVEMSTPNIYADQIEWMCRQLDRRDSLIVSLHPHNDRGTGIAATELGLMAGADRVEGTLFGNGERTGNVDIVTLALNMYTQGVDPLLDCTDITRMKDVFEYSNQMKIPERHPYVGELVYTAFSGSHQDAINKGMKAIKKANKELWEVPYLPIDPADVGRTYEAIIRINSQSGKGGIAYVLQADYGINLPRNLQVEFSKVVQQITDAEGKELPSKRIHDSFMEVYVEQPGARLKYVDHHTYPDTAAKGRRVVEAVITDGGREVTIQGTGTGPIDGFVDALSRHIGVQLSVLDYSEHSLQRGSNAAAISYVEVEYPDGRLFGVGVNTNIVAASLEAVVSAANRILG, encoded by the coding sequence ATGCCGGACGCGGCGCGCAAATACCAGCCCTATCCGGCTGTCGGCCTCGCCGATCGCACATGGCCGGCCAAACGCATCGAGAAGGCGCCGATCTGGTGTTCGGTCGATCTGCGCGACGGCAACCAGGCGCTGATCGACCCCATGGGCCACGAGCGCAAGGCGCGCATGTTCCGCCTGCTGCTCGACATGGGCTTCAAGGAGATCGAGATCGGCTTTCCGTCGGCCTCGCAGACCGATTTCGACTTCGCCCGCTGGGCGATCGAGGAGGGCGGGGTGCCGGCCGACGTCAGCCTGCAGGTGCTGGTGCAGTGCCGGCCGGAGCTGATCGCGCGCACCTTCGAATCGCTCGAGGGCTCGGTGAACCCGATCGTGCATTTTTATAATTCCACCAGCGAGTTGCAGCGCCGGGTCGTGTTCGAGAAGGACGTCGCCGGCATCCGCGGCATCGCCACCGACGCGGCCAAGATGATCACCGACATGGCGGCCAAGGCCGGCGGCGGCTACCGCTTCCAGTATTCGCCGGAAAGCTTCACCGGCACCGAGCTCGAAGTGGCGCTGGAAATCTGCAACGCGGTGACCGAGATCGTCGACCCGACGCCCGACCATCCGCTGATCATCAACCTGCCGGCGACCGTCGAGATGTCGACGCCCAACATCTATGCCGACCAGATCGAGTGGATGTGCCGCCAGCTCGACCGCCGCGACAGCCTGATCGTGTCCCTGCACCCGCACAACGACCGCGGCACCGGCATCGCCGCGACCGAGCTCGGCTTGATGGCGGGCGCCGACCGCGTCGAGGGCACGCTGTTCGGCAATGGCGAGCGCACCGGCAATGTCGACATCGTGACGCTGGCGCTCAACATGTACACCCAGGGCGTCGACCCGCTGCTCGACTGCACCGACATCACGCGCATGAAGGACGTGTTCGAATATTCGAACCAGATGAAGATCCCCGAGCGCCATCCCTATGTCGGCGAACTGGTCTACACGGCCTTTTCCGGCTCGCACCAGGACGCCATCAACAAGGGCATGAAGGCGATCAAGAAGGCCAACAAGGAGCTCTGGGAGGTTCCCTACCTGCCGATCGACCCGGCCGATGTCGGCCGCACCTACGAGGCGATCATCCGCATCAACTCGCAGTCGGGCAAGGGTGGCATCGCCTATGTTCTGCAGGCCGATTATGGCATCAACCTGCCGCGCAACCTGCAGGTCGAGTTCTCCAAGGTGGTGCAGCAGATCACCGACGCCGAGGGCAAGGAACTGCCGTCGAAACGCATCCATGACAGCTTCATGGAGGTCTATGTCGAGCAGCCCGGCGCGCGGCTCAAATATGTCGACCACCACACCTATCCCGACACCGCGGCCAAGGGACGCCGCGTCGTCGAGGCGGTGATCACCGACGGCGGCCGGGAAGTGACCATCCAGGGCACCGGCACCGGGCCGATCGACGGGTTCGTCGACGCGCTGTCGCGCCATATCGGCGTGCAGCTCTCCGTCCTCGACTATTCGGAACATTCGCTGCAGCGCGGCTCCAATGCCGCGGCGATCAGCTATGTCGAGGTCGAATATCCGGATGGCCGGCTGTTCGGCGTTGGCGTCAACACCAACATCGTCGCTGCCTCTCTCGAGGCCGTGGTCTCGGCCGCCAACCGCATCCTCGGATAA
- a CDS encoding DUF2019 domain-containing protein produces the protein MTRLNNTPLDTLISSFIEIGVAQADALDAFDTRRFNRLYDREDEIVNELRARPGDQRRVLLTLFNHPNMQVRLNAAKSTLAVAPQEARAQLRAIQESQRFPQAGDAGMSLWNLEKGYFRPE, from the coding sequence ATGACCAGGCTGAACAACACGCCGCTCGACACGCTGATTTCAAGTTTCATCGAGATCGGCGTTGCCCAGGCCGATGCGCTCGACGCATTCGACACCCGCAGGTTCAACCGCCTGTACGACCGCGAGGACGAGATCGTGAACGAGTTGCGCGCCCGGCCCGGCGACCAGCGCCGCGTCCTGCTCACGCTTTTCAACCACCCGAACATGCAGGTGCGCCTCAACGCGGCTAAGTCGACGCTTGCCGTTGCGCCGCAGGAAGCCCGCGCGCAACTCAGGGCGATCCAGGAATCGCAACGCTTCCCGCAGGCCGGCGACGCCGGCATGTCGCTGTGGAACCTGGAGAAAGGGTATTTCCGCCCCGAATAG
- a CDS encoding DUF2019 domain-containing protein, whose translation MAKPNFAAMTPAELVERFVEIGIAQADALEEFDTGRFNRLFDAMRAVSDELKHREPDGRTALVALLGHPNAQVRIKAAKHTLAIAPDAARQTLEELSASGRQPQALEAGMSLWNLEQGVFRPE comes from the coding sequence ATGGCCAAACCGAACTTCGCCGCGATGACCCCTGCAGAACTGGTCGAGCGTTTCGTCGAGATCGGCATCGCGCAAGCCGATGCGCTCGAAGAGTTTGACACCGGCAGGTTCAACCGGCTTTTCGACGCCATGCGCGCGGTGAGCGACGAACTGAAGCACCGCGAACCGGACGGGCGCACGGCCCTTGTCGCACTTCTTGGTCATCCGAATGCGCAGGTCCGCATCAAGGCCGCCAAGCACACGCTGGCGATCGCCCCCGACGCGGCCCGTCAGACCCTCGAGGAACTGAGCGCATCGGGGCGCCAGCCGCAGGCACTCGAGGCGGGCATGTCACTCTGGAACCTCGAACAGGGCGTGTTCCGCCCCGAATAG
- a CDS encoding DUF2019 domain-containing protein, with the protein MRITQLVQRFIEIGVAQADALDAFDTRKFNRLYDRKAEIVNELRARPGDQRRVLLTLFNHPNMQVRLNAAKSTLAVAPQEARAQLRAIQESQRFPQAGDAGMSLWNLEKGHFRPE; encoded by the coding sequence ATGAGAATAACCCAACTCGTCCAGCGTTTCATCGAGATCGGCGTTGCCCAGGCCGATGCGCTCGACGCATTCGACACCCGCAAGTTCAATCGCCTCTACGACCGTAAGGCCGAGATCGTGAACGAGTTGCGCGCCCGGCCGGGCGACCAGCGCCGCGTCCTGCTCACGCTTTTCAACCACCCGAACATGCAGGTGCGCCTCAACGCGGCAAAGTCGACTCTTGCCGTTGCACCGCAGGAAGCCCGCGCGCAATTGCGGGCAATCCAGGAATCGCAACGCTTCCCGCAGGCCGGCGACGCCGGCATGTCTCTGTGGAACCTGGAGAAAGGGCACTTCCGTCCCGAATAG
- the pcaD gene encoding 3-oxoadipate enol-lactonase — protein MAFVRANGVVLHHEDRGGTDRPVLVFANSLGTDFRIWDDVVARLGDAFRFIRYDKRGHGLSEATPAPYAIDDHVGDLEALLAHLGVSACTVVGLSVGGMIAQGLAARRPDLVKAMVLCDTAHKIGTAEMWNQRIDGVTKNGIASLADGIMERWFTPAYRSPDNADFVGYVAMLTRTTVDGYAGTCAALRDADFTESTASLRLPTLCMVGDQDGSTPPDLVRSTADLIPDAAFEIVGNAGHLPCIEQPDAVARLISNFHNHAFRA, from the coding sequence ATGGCATTCGTGCGCGCCAACGGCGTCGTGCTGCATCATGAGGATCGCGGCGGAACCGACCGCCCGGTGCTGGTCTTTGCCAATTCGCTCGGCACCGACTTCCGCATCTGGGACGATGTCGTGGCGCGGCTGGGCGACGCTTTCCGCTTCATCCGCTACGACAAGCGCGGCCACGGCCTGTCCGAGGCCACGCCGGCGCCCTACGCGATCGACGACCATGTCGGCGACCTCGAGGCGCTGCTTGCCCATCTCGGCGTCAGCGCCTGCACGGTGGTCGGGCTTTCCGTCGGCGGCATGATCGCGCAAGGCCTTGCCGCCAGGCGTCCCGACCTCGTCAAGGCGATGGTCTTGTGCGACACCGCCCACAAGATCGGCACCGCCGAAATGTGGAACCAGCGCATCGACGGCGTGACGAAGAACGGCATCGCCTCTCTCGCCGACGGCATCATGGAGCGCTGGTTCACCCCGGCCTACCGCAGCCCGGACAATGCCGACTTCGTCGGTTATGTCGCCATGCTGACGCGCACCACCGTCGACGGTTATGCCGGCACCTGCGCGGCGCTGCGCGATGCCGACTTCACCGAAAGCACGGCCTCGCTTCGGCTGCCGACCCTGTGCATGGTCGGCGACCAGGACGGCTCGACGCCGCCCGATCTGGTGCGCTCCACGGCGGACCTGATCCCGGACGCGGCCTTCGAGATCGTCGGCAATGCCGGGCACCTGCCCTGCATCGAACAGCCGGATGCCGTTGCCCGGTTGATTTCCAACTTTCACAACCACGCCTTCAGGGCGTAG